The segment TTCATCTCCCTCTCTTGTTCGATTTCGATCCTCATCCACTTCctcaaatctcaaatttcGACCGAGTGGGTCTCTCAGATTCATAGCCAGTTGCAGCTCCGGTACCTTTAATCTTCGCCTCCTCTGTTTTTGTCTTCCAATCTGTTGTTAGTTATTGGGGATTCTGTTATTGGTTCTGAGATTTGAGTGAATCTCTGCGTTTTTGTTGGCTTTTATctgaatttcataaaacaatgATGGGTTTACTTCTCGTGTGGAGCTATCTGATTATTTGACTACAAGGTGTTTGATCTATTGTCAATGGTTTTATTTGGTGTGAAGTTGGCCtcattttgtttggtttgttttctttaactCAATGCATTTCCTTGTTAAAGAAAATTGGGTTTCTAGACTAGGAATTCATTTTCCTTGCAGTTAACTCCTTGGCAAATATAACACTCTTTGGCGATCTTATATTAGACTTTTGTATTTAGGTCTTTAACCATGTTCTTGTTCTCTGATTTCATGAAGAACTTTCTCAATGATATTCCAAACTgataatcataaataaaaagaatccTACTTTTTGTCTAAATATGTGTACAATGGAATACCCATGTGCCCTTTTCATAGAATTTTCACTTCTCTGTATTTTCCTCATTGCCGATATATTGAAGGAGAAAAAGTAGACAAGTTTAAGAAGATGATATGAATCTCATTAGAGAAAATTCAGTAGAAACGGAGGAAAAACAGCCTTTTGGTTTCTGTGATCTTCgagttttgttaattttatcaaGCATGCAATGAGCTAGCTGTATGATGCAGGTGATGGTGACAACAGGACTGTTCTAGATGCCTTTTTCTTAGGAAAAGCTTTTGCAGAAACCTTAACTGAGCGTGTCGAATCAACTGTTGGAGTGGTTTTGAGTGAGATTGGTAGGCTGCAAGCTGAACGACAACAACAAATTATTGATTTCCAGGTAGGGTACACCAAAGTTAATGATAAACTTAGATGACTGATATGAGATTCTGATTTTCATGTGCTTCCCATTTGTGTGGTTAATCACCAGTTTACTCTCAGTTTCTCTTAAAAAATGAGGGCATAAATTTGCATAGAATCTCCtaatgttgttgttttttatttactgCATCGTGGTCTCCTGAACTACGGATTATACAAAAccaatgaacaaaaaatatgGCTGTATGGCAAAGTCATTGAAAATCCATGGCTGGTGTTTCTGCAATGTTTTCTCTCTTGGAGATTAGCTTATGAATTTAACGACTTTGAGTCATAAGTATCTGATGAAACTGCTGTAgcttaaaacttttttattgtAGCAACACGTTAGTCCTGGATTGGGATGTTGGTTACTGTTTCTGAGATAAACGTTTATACTGTTCTTAAGTGAGTCGATTTTAACCTTGAACTTTAATGTCATCGAATTGAGCTCTAAACTTGAATAAGTGGTCAAATTTATAGATCATTCGACTAagttttcgtttcttttgaAAACTGTCTGGCTATAAGCATCATTATGGTTGGACGAGGTTCCTTTTGTGAGTACTTATTGTTTTGATTGTATGAGATATTATGTTTTCCAGATGGAGCTTGGCATTTTATTGATAAGCTTGATGGCTTTTTACTCGATTTTGTGGTTTACGTTTCGGTATTTTTATGGCTGGGATTTTGGCATTTTCGGTATTTCCTCTCAAACTAGACTGGCATGCATGAGGTGAATGAATCTCAATATTGAGAGTGTGGGGTTGTGTGCTATCTTGTCGGGGCGAGAGAAACAATTGAGAGTTCTTAGCGATGTTCGGTCTCGTATTAGATTCTCTGTTACTCTCTAGACCTCTGTTTCTGAGCTCTTTCGTAATTATTCGCTAGGTCTTATTTCGCTTGACCAGAGCGCTTTCTTGTAGTTTCGATCTCGTGGGGTTTCTTCTATGCCCTTATGGACTAAAATACCGACACTCTTTTATGCTCTCTTCTTTTCTGCCTATGCTGAAAATGGCATGTTCTTACTTGAACGAGCTTTATATACAGGAGGAGGTTATAGAAAGAGCTAAAAAGGCCAAGGAAAAAGCAGAACGTGATGCCAAAGAAGCACAAGGACCCATCTCCTCTTCGATAATATCGGCTACAATCGAAGTTACTTCTTCTCCAACTGCTTCGAGCAATGGACAACAACGCTCAAGTCCGAACGCATATTCAGAAACTGTGGTGAATCAAGATCCTCCTCGTGGTGATGAAGAGTAATCGTCTCTTGTCGATCTCTCTTGGTTATTATACACATCCAATGATTGCAACATGTAGTCTGATGATGATAAGTTAGTTATTTGGTCTTGAAATCATACAGAGATTGTCTTCTTAAGGTTCGTCTATTAGGTATCTTATGAGTTTCTTGGTGTTGAATAATTCAGACCGAACAACCAGTTACGATCGTTCGATGTGTATTAGTAAATCATCTATTTTCGTTCATTCGAGCAGACTGTAGTTGAATTATTTGGCTGATTTTCAGTGTATCTTTCATAGTTTGAGCTCGATTACTCGTGTATTGTAGTCATTGCATTTGATAGTGTGTTTTTAAATCTGTTTTTAGAATCTATGATCGAAATAGTGCGGAttcataaaacaatattttctagaATGGTTGATTGGGTATTTGAATtcataaaactatttttttatgtgaaaAGCATGTAGTTGTATTGGTTCGTGGAGATAGTCTTTCAAAGAGATAACGTGGTCATATCATTGAGAATGTAGGATAATACCGAGGCCATCAAATGCCGAATTCGAATTCTAAGTTCTGATCTGAATCATGGGCATGAAACACACAACAAATGGTCTCAAAGTCACGTCCCATACATTAGCAATATCGGTAAAATTATCGGGCGTCAAACATCGAATTTGTAAACTTCGATTGTGAGCCCATAActacttaaataaaaatccaCAAATAGATGACTGTTTAAGTAAAAATCCGTTTGTACATCGAAGATAAATGGAACATTGACTAAATTATAGGAAAATCATAGATACGTAAGTAAGTGATACTATCTTCATTAGTATGAGCTCTTTtttgaaatacaaaacaaagTCAGGAGCGAATACTTTTAAATCGAACAATTCCATACCATTGTTCATGGGTTCgagaaaaaaagatttttttttgttatatatatatatgtttatatatatacatgtatatatgtatatacatgTATACATGAGAACTTTAggttaagaatttaaaataaccgGTGGAATCATGTTGAGAAATTAGACcatgaattgaaaaaaagaaaaagaaaaaaaggaatcaTTCTTGGTGTTTGTGATTGGGCGAAGAAAGAGTCTGTTTGATGAATGGAAAAAGGAGTACGCACATTTCTAATCCTCATCTTCTCCATCAATCTTCCTCTTCACCTCACACCcttcaaacttcaatttcTCTCATCTTCAATGCATTTCCATTTTCGTTAAACATGTTCTTTCCTGCCATTCactcaattttgatttttacttCATCAGTGATTTCTTTGTATACGCATAGAAGTTGAGGCCCCCAGTGATTTTCTCCAGTTTCACGCTCGCTGCCTCTGCCTCCGCCTCCATTTACGGTAAAGCTCTCGATGTTTGTagattttgtttggtttctgATTTGCAAAATGGGTCTAGAATGCAATGGCGTTGCGGTCAACTATTTTAGTTGCAAGTGTAAATTGATGAATTTGGTTGATTGTTCACATGTTTTGGCGAATTCCTGGAGGCTTCTATTGTTATATAAGGAAACAAATTTCAAGTGAAGTTGAAAAACAGCGATTGGGTTCGTTATAggagattttaaatttttaagccCTTCCTTGTTCCCGAGCTCTGCGTTAATTCTACATCCAGTTTCTTCATATTTccttaatttgatttttcggGCGGTTCCTTGGATTAATAATGCTTCCCACTTTCTTGGGAAAGATTCTCTACCCTTAAGGCATGGAATTAGAGAGGCCATTCTCGTGCTTCTCTATCGCTTCCAAGTGCCCTGCCTTCTTTCAAGTCTCATTGTTTCTCTTGGACTTGCAAACTAAGTCTATTATACTTGCTGGTTACGttcaaaattacttttcaCCATTgcttttattcaaaattattcaatgaaattttttgtttcttgataAAAACAATTACTTCACTCTTATATATGTTGACTGTAAGCGATGAACTTTATGCAGATGGCAGAGAATGTGGTTGTTGCACCATGTATCAAGCTGCAAATTGGAAGAACTCCCTTCGAATCGAAAAGCTCCGCACCGTGCAGTTTCAGTTTTAAAAGAGAACAAAGGTTTACTGATTTTGCCTAGTTGCTTACCTTCAGTTtgtatgtttgtttgttttttgaatGTCTAggattctttataag is part of the Cucurbita pepo subsp. pepo cultivar mu-cu-16 chromosome LG12, ASM280686v2, whole genome shotgun sequence genome and harbors:
- the LOC111807241 gene encoding uncharacterized protein At4g13200, chloroplastic-like — its product is MSSGVASSVSPSLFSGVPTKSKITHCSSPSLVRFRSSSTSSNLKFRPSGSLRFIASCSSGDGDNRTVLDAFFLGKAFAETLTERVESTVGVVLSEIGRLQAERQQQIIDFQEEVIERAKKAKEKAERDAKEAQGPISSSIISATIEVTSSPTASSNGQQRSSPNAYSETVVNQDPPRGDEE